A single Cnuibacter physcomitrellae DNA region contains:
- a CDS encoding type II toxin-antitoxin system PemK/MazF family toxin, producing the protein MRAPREGDDSPGRSGRWATTEVDPQTLRGLSILYSPRTDGRADPGEVVWTWVPYEEHDGRGKDRPVLVVASLPDSSLVGVQLTSKPHDDRWTIGIGPGAWDSSGRPSWVRLDRVFLLHQAGLRRAGVALDAARFRAVSAELARRHGWPAVRPRRRGLRGLLSRLLGRA; encoded by the coding sequence GTGAGGGCTCCACGCGAGGGTGACGACAGCCCCGGCCGATCCGGCCGGTGGGCGACGACGGAGGTCGATCCGCAGACGCTCCGCGGACTCTCGATCCTCTACTCGCCGCGGACCGACGGCCGGGCCGACCCCGGCGAGGTGGTCTGGACGTGGGTGCCCTACGAGGAGCACGACGGACGGGGCAAGGACAGGCCCGTCCTGGTCGTGGCCTCGCTGCCGGACTCCTCGCTGGTCGGCGTGCAGCTGACCTCCAAGCCGCACGACGACCGGTGGACGATCGGCATCGGACCCGGCGCCTGGGACTCCAGCGGCCGACCCAGCTGGGTCAGGCTCGACCGGGTGTTCCTGCTCCACCAGGCCGGACTGCGGCGTGCCGGCGTGGCTCTCGACGCCGCTCGGTTCCGCGCCGTGAGCGCCGAGCTCGCGCGGCGGCACGGCTGGCCCGCCGTCCGTCCCCGCCGCCGCGGCCTGCGCGGCCTGCTGTCCCGCCTCCTCGGTCGCGCCTGA
- a CDS encoding RNA polymerase sigma factor → MTRHPLDDAPDALLVARAGDGDVSAFEVIVRRYSRRLRAYASRMMGSSLESDDAVQDALIAAWDRIDTLEDGSVLRSWLMRIVTTKCLDRIRRRKDHLVLEESWTVSAPSVDLPERRAEAAAALGDLDAALSRLPDLQRQTWIMREWGGASYDEIGNALGIAPSTVRGLLARSRRTLMTDMEGWR, encoded by the coding sequence ATGACCAGGCACCCGCTCGACGACGCGCCCGACGCGCTGCTCGTCGCTCGCGCCGGAGACGGCGACGTCTCCGCGTTCGAGGTGATCGTCCGTCGCTACAGCCGCCGGCTCCGTGCCTACGCATCTCGCATGATGGGCTCGTCCCTCGAGTCGGACGACGCCGTGCAGGACGCCCTCATCGCCGCATGGGACCGCATCGACACCCTCGAGGACGGCTCGGTCCTCCGGAGCTGGCTGATGCGGATCGTGACGACGAAGTGCCTCGACCGCATCCGCCGCAGGAAGGACCACCTCGTGCTGGAGGAGAGCTGGACCGTCTCCGCCCCCTCGGTCGACCTGCCGGAACGCCGGGCGGAGGCCGCGGCCGCACTCGGAGACCTCGACGCCGCCCTCAGCCGACTGCCCGATCTCCAGCGCCAGACCTGGATCATGCGAGAGTGGGGTGGAGCGTCCTACGACGAGATCGGGAACGCCCTGGGCATCGCACCCTCGACGGTGCGGGGTCTTCTGGCCCGGAGCAGGCGGACGTTGATGACCGACATGGAGGGATGGCGATGA
- a CDS encoding ABC transporter permease, producing the protein MTTHFVDDTVTLTGRSLTHVLRSPDTIITTAVMPVALLLLFVFVLGGAVDIGGGAGQGSYVDYLLPGILLITIASGISYTAYRLFLDVQGGIVERFESMPIARSSVLWAHVLTSVAANLISLAVVVGVAVLIGFRSSASVLDWLAVTGILVLFTLALTWLAVIAGLTAKTVDGASAFSYPLIFLPFLSSAFVPTGSMPGPVRWFAENQPVTAIVDSLRALFAGQPVGGQLWVALAWCVGILLVTWAAAVVLFRRRVR; encoded by the coding sequence ATGACGACGCACTTCGTCGACGACACCGTCACGCTCACCGGCCGCTCGCTCACCCACGTCCTGCGCAGCCCCGACACGATCATCACGACGGCGGTCATGCCGGTCGCCCTGCTGCTCCTCTTCGTCTTCGTGCTCGGTGGAGCCGTCGACATCGGCGGCGGAGCCGGGCAGGGCTCGTACGTCGACTACCTGCTGCCGGGCATCCTGCTGATCACGATCGCCTCCGGGATCTCCTACACCGCGTATCGGCTGTTCCTCGACGTCCAGGGCGGCATCGTCGAGCGCTTCGAGTCGATGCCCATCGCTCGCTCCTCGGTGCTCTGGGCCCACGTGCTGACGTCGGTCGCCGCGAACCTGATCTCCCTCGCCGTCGTCGTGGGCGTCGCCGTGCTCATCGGGTTCCGCTCCTCGGCGAGCGTGCTCGACTGGCTCGCGGTCACCGGCATCCTCGTGCTCTTCACCCTCGCGCTCACCTGGCTGGCGGTGATCGCCGGGCTGACCGCGAAGACCGTCGACGGCGCGAGCGCGTTCTCCTATCCGCTCATCTTCCTGCCGTTCCTGAGCTCGGCGTTCGTGCCCACCGGGTCGATGCCCGGCCCGGTGCGGTGGTTCGCCGAGAACCAGCCGGTGACGGCGATCGTCGACTCGCTGCGCGCCCTGTTCGCCGGGCAACCCGTGGGCGGGCAGCTCTGGGTCGCCCTCGCGTGGTGCGTCGGCATCCTGCTCGTCACGTGGGCTGCCGCCGTCGTGCTCTTCCGCCGCCGGGTGCGCTGA
- a CDS encoding ABC transporter ATP-binding protein: MSTAAIDVRGLRKSFKDVAVLGGVDLRVESGSVFALLGSNGAGKTTLVRILSTLLRADAGTATVAGRDVDRDASGVRAAISLTGQFAAVDGRLSGRENLVLIARLRHLRSPGAVADELLERFSLTEAGSRRADTYSGGMRRRLDIAMSLIGDPRVVFLDEPTTGLDPEARQEVWRAITRLAADGTTVLLTTQYLEEAEHLADRIAILHEGRILVEGTLADLRSLLPPAHTEYVVRQPSLEEVFLALTQKDTAS, encoded by the coding sequence ATGAGCACCGCGGCGATCGACGTCCGAGGCCTGCGCAAGTCGTTCAAGGACGTCGCCGTGCTGGGCGGAGTCGATCTCCGCGTCGAGTCCGGGAGCGTGTTCGCGCTCCTCGGGTCCAACGGCGCGGGGAAGACGACGCTCGTCAGGATCCTGAGCACCCTGCTGAGAGCCGACGCGGGCACGGCGACGGTCGCCGGGCGTGACGTGGACCGCGACGCGAGCGGGGTCCGGGCGGCGATCAGCCTCACCGGACAGTTCGCCGCGGTCGACGGCAGGCTCAGTGGCCGGGAGAACCTGGTGCTGATCGCGCGACTTCGCCACCTGCGCAGCCCCGGGGCGGTCGCGGACGAGCTCCTCGAGCGCTTCTCCCTCACTGAGGCGGGATCCCGACGGGCCGACACCTACTCCGGCGGCATGCGCCGCAGGCTCGACATCGCGATGAGCCTGATCGGCGATCCCCGGGTCGTCTTCCTCGACGAGCCCACGACGGGACTCGACCCCGAAGCCCGGCAGGAGGTCTGGCGGGCCATCACGCGGCTCGCCGCGGACGGCACCACCGTCCTGCTGACCACCCAGTACCTGGAGGAGGCGGAGCATCTCGCCGATCGCATCGCGATCCTCCACGAGGGCCGCATCCTCGTCGAGGGCACCCTGGCGGACCTGAGGTCCCTGCTCCCTCCGGCGCACACCGAGTACGTGGTGAGGCAACCCTCCCTCGAGGAGGTCTTCCTCGCCCTGACCCAGAAGGACACCGCATCATGA
- a CDS encoding DUF1048 domain-containing protein: protein MSLSNIAAKIIGEKKRWRAYKARTKALPQPYRATVDAVERYLMNSGETPTDGRQLVLLFEDLADLFESAAADGTPVRDLVGADPVEFAETFARTYSDGGWIAKERARLTRTIDDLAGDGS, encoded by the coding sequence ATGTCGCTGTCGAACATCGCCGCGAAGATCATCGGCGAGAAGAAGCGCTGGCGGGCCTACAAGGCGCGCACGAAGGCGCTGCCCCAGCCGTACCGGGCCACCGTGGACGCGGTGGAGCGGTACCTCATGAACTCCGGCGAGACGCCCACCGACGGACGGCAGCTCGTCCTGCTGTTCGAGGACCTGGCCGACCTCTTCGAGAGCGCTGCCGCCGACGGCACCCCCGTCCGGGACCTGGTCGGGGCCGACCCGGTCGAGTTCGCCGAGACCTTCGCCAGGACGTACTCCGACGGCGGATGGATCGCGAAGGAGCGTGCTCGACTGACGAGGACCATCGACGACCTCGCCGGTGACGGGTCATGA
- a CDS encoding PadR family transcriptional regulator, which translates to MPKQITEMLKGTLEGIVLAILASRAAYGYEITAWLREQGFSEIAEGTVYALLVRMEQRKLVDVEKVPSEKGPPRKVYTLNAAGRAYLDEFWRNWSFLAERIDRLHREGEN; encoded by the coding sequence GTGCCGAAGCAGATCACCGAGATGCTGAAGGGGACTCTCGAGGGCATCGTCCTCGCCATCCTCGCCAGCCGAGCCGCCTACGGGTACGAGATCACCGCGTGGCTCCGCGAGCAGGGCTTCAGCGAGATCGCCGAGGGCACCGTGTACGCCCTGCTCGTGCGGATGGAGCAGAGGAAGCTCGTCGACGTCGAGAAGGTGCCCTCTGAGAAGGGCCCTCCCCGCAAGGTGTACACGCTCAACGCGGCCGGGCGCGCCTACCTGGACGAGTTCTGGAGGAACTGGAGCTTCCTCGCAGAACGCATCGATCGGCTCCACCGAGAAGGAGAGAACTGA
- a CDS encoding fatty acid desaturase family protein — MSLASSAVRTTTPRRDRPSITSSYTTLIASVREAGLLRHRPGFYWAVFGGLVLALGGAIAGFVLLQESWFQLLIAAALGIIFTQFAFLAHEASHRQIFADGRRNDRAGRVLGTAFVGMSYQWWMTKHTKHHANPNRVGKDPDIEVDTVSFLESDAARQHGLMALVTRKQAWLFFPLLLLEGLNLHYLSVRSLLRRGPVDGRVLELSTILLRLGLYIGVIFWVLPVGMAFAFLGVQLAVFGFYMGASFAPNHVGMAIIPADSRIDFLRKQVLTSRNISGGLPMTALMGGLNYQVEHHLFPSMSRPALARARHMVIAHCTANGIPYTETNLVVAYRQVLGYLNRVGLAARDPFDCPLVNAYRRR, encoded by the coding sequence GTGAGCCTTGCGTCGTCCGCCGTCCGCACCACCACCCCGCGTCGAGATCGTCCCTCGATCACGAGCAGCTACACCACGCTGATCGCCAGCGTCCGCGAAGCCGGTCTGCTGCGGCACCGGCCCGGCTTCTACTGGGCGGTCTTCGGTGGACTGGTCCTCGCCCTCGGCGGCGCCATCGCCGGGTTCGTCCTCCTGCAGGAGTCGTGGTTCCAGCTGCTCATCGCCGCGGCGCTCGGCATCATCTTCACGCAGTTCGCGTTCCTCGCCCACGAGGCGTCGCACCGCCAGATCTTCGCCGACGGCCGTCGCAACGACCGCGCGGGACGGGTCCTCGGCACCGCGTTCGTCGGCATGAGCTACCAGTGGTGGATGACGAAGCACACCAAGCACCATGCCAACCCGAACCGGGTGGGCAAGGATCCCGACATCGAGGTCGACACCGTCTCCTTCCTCGAGTCGGATGCCGCCCGTCAGCACGGCCTGATGGCCCTGGTGACCCGGAAGCAGGCCTGGCTGTTCTTCCCGCTGCTGCTTCTCGAAGGCCTCAACCTCCACTACCTGTCCGTCAGGTCGCTCCTGCGCCGCGGCCCCGTCGACGGGCGGGTCCTGGAGCTGTCGACGATCCTCCTCCGCCTGGGCCTCTACATCGGCGTGATCTTCTGGGTGCTCCCGGTCGGCATGGCCTTCGCGTTCCTCGGTGTGCAGCTGGCCGTGTTCGGGTTCTACATGGGCGCCTCGTTCGCCCCCAACCATGTCGGCATGGCGATCATCCCGGCCGACTCGAGGATCGACTTCCTGCGCAAGCAGGTGCTCACCTCGCGGAACATCTCCGGCGGACTGCCGATGACGGCGCTCATGGGCGGCCTCAACTACCAGGTCGAGCACCACCTGTTTCCGAGCATGTCGCGCCCCGCGCTCGCGCGGGCGAGGCACATGGTCATCGCGCACTGCACCGCCAACGGCATCCCGTACACGGAGACCAACCTCGTGGTCGCCTATCGGCAGGTCCTCGGGTACCTGAACCGCGTCGGGCTCGCGGCCCGCGACCCCTTCGACTGTCCACTGGTGAACGCGTACCGCAGACGCTGA
- a CDS encoding alpha/beta hydrolase, producing the protein MAATEQGAEPSDPHIDTSLLAIPDGSYDVTAVRPIDGLSFFTTDDPAMPSYRVIANNRQPVALRDLMIAPVRSGYIGDSHARPDPALTPRSGAEAVPGVRSTVVYLPVRDGVARARVYRPVGLEGPHPVVLYVHGGGFTVGSCDDTDYITRRIARDAQVIVVSTDYRLAPEHPFPTPLDDVADVYEWLCTSAGALGGRTDVGVVAAGDSAGSNFAAALPLVAARRGLRAPRAVVMLGAFVDFAQERWDSFQRLAPRGIVYDSAFFGFIRSAYLPTTAWDDPLASPLEADLTGYPPTFLTAGTHDPIVDSAKAFAERLASAGVEVEGYWPEGMPHGYYFFPDVQSPEGDIVFDLLRDFLARPGR; encoded by the coding sequence ATGGCCGCAACGGAGCAGGGCGCCGAGCCCTCCGATCCCCACATCGACACCTCGCTCCTCGCGATCCCCGACGGCTCATACGACGTCACCGCCGTCCGGCCGATCGACGGGCTGTCCTTCTTCACCACCGACGACCCCGCGATGCCGTCGTACCGGGTGATCGCGAACAACCGCCAACCGGTGGCGCTGCGCGACCTCATGATCGCCCCGGTGCGGAGCGGGTACATCGGTGACAGCCACGCCCGGCCCGATCCCGCTCTCACACCGCGGTCGGGCGCGGAGGCGGTGCCCGGGGTGCGCTCGACGGTGGTCTACCTTCCGGTGCGCGACGGCGTCGCGCGAGCCCGGGTGTACCGGCCCGTCGGACTCGAGGGCCCGCACCCCGTGGTGCTCTACGTCCACGGCGGCGGCTTCACGGTCGGATCGTGCGACGACACCGACTACATCACCCGCCGCATCGCCCGGGACGCCCAGGTCATCGTGGTGTCGACGGACTACCGCCTTGCCCCCGAGCACCCCTTCCCGACCCCGCTCGACGACGTCGCGGATGTGTACGAGTGGCTCTGCACCTCGGCGGGCGCCCTCGGGGGCCGCACCGACGTCGGGGTCGTGGCGGCCGGCGACTCAGCCGGGTCGAACTTCGCCGCCGCCCTCCCCCTGGTCGCCGCGAGACGGGGCCTGCGGGCCCCGCGTGCCGTCGTCATGCTCGGGGCGTTCGTCGACTTCGCCCAGGAGCGATGGGATTCATTCCAGCGCCTGGCACCGCGCGGCATCGTCTACGACAGCGCCTTCTTCGGGTTCATCCGAAGCGCGTATCTCCCCACGACGGCGTGGGACGATCCACTGGCGAGCCCGCTCGAAGCGGATCTGACGGGATACCCTCCGACGTTCCTCACCGCCGGGACTCACGACCCGATCGTCGACTCGGCCAAGGCGTTCGCCGAGCGACTCGCCTCTGCGGGCGTCGAGGTGGAGGGCTACTGGCCGGAGGGCATGCCGCACGGGTACTACTTCTTCCCTGACGTCCAGTCGCCGGAGGGCGACATCGTCTTCGACCTCCTCCGCGACTTCCTCGCTCGTCCCGGACGGTGA
- a CDS encoding DUF6790 family protein yields the protein MTGDTPKAGPGSAGAQEVPNRVVGLLPFAGVVLFLIAEIVTIAVSGTGDLLYSTTQNAVLFLIGSSGIGNGIAHLFFGPAIARSIGWTPGPFQYEVGAANLAIGIAGVTGGFFGPEFWLAVIIVDLVFLVLAGVGHIREIVKNHNLAVNNAGPILVLDFLMPLVALGLWLWLTLS from the coding sequence ATGACGGGGGACACGCCGAAGGCAGGCCCGGGGAGCGCGGGGGCCCAGGAGGTGCCGAACCGCGTCGTCGGCCTGCTGCCGTTCGCGGGCGTCGTGCTCTTCCTCATCGCCGAGATCGTGACGATCGCGGTCTCGGGAACGGGCGACCTGCTCTACAGCACGACCCAGAACGCGGTGCTGTTCCTCATCGGGTCCTCGGGGATCGGGAACGGGATCGCCCACCTCTTCTTCGGTCCGGCGATCGCCCGTTCGATCGGGTGGACCCCAGGACCGTTCCAGTACGAGGTGGGGGCCGCGAACCTCGCCATCGGCATCGCGGGTGTCACGGGCGGCTTCTTCGGGCCGGAGTTCTGGCTCGCGGTGATCATCGTCGACCTGGTGTTCCTCGTGCTGGCCGGAGTCGGCCACATCCGCGAGATCGTGAAGAACCACAACCTCGCCGTCAACAACGCGGGGCCCATCCTGGTGCTCGACTTCCTGATGCCGCTCGTGGCCCTCGGACTGTGGCTCTGGCTCACGCTCTCCTGA
- a CDS encoding phage tail protein: MAHTVDFTSVSTAGLESSPVVEALAGLRANEARYFKNKYDHDFAVVPASEAPEIVEWVHGILDDERGLEIASRPLEVTEFVVDGIRMAYVFYESGLSINVMYTLEEGGKRAVGFKLSDGMEVPEELAAFTFARQRSKLAGTIRGSYFVIKREH; this comes from the coding sequence ATGGCTCACACGGTCGACTTCACCAGCGTCTCGACGGCAGGGCTCGAGTCCTCGCCCGTCGTCGAGGCGCTCGCCGGGCTCCGCGCCAACGAGGCCCGCTACTTCAAGAACAAGTACGACCACGACTTCGCCGTCGTGCCGGCGTCGGAGGCGCCCGAGATCGTCGAGTGGGTGCACGGCATCCTCGACGACGAGCGCGGCCTCGAGATCGCCTCACGGCCGCTGGAGGTCACCGAGTTCGTCGTCGACGGCATCCGCATGGCGTACGTGTTCTACGAGAGCGGACTCTCGATCAACGTGATGTACACCCTCGAGGAGGGCGGGAAACGGGCCGTGGGGTTCAAGCTCTCCGACGGCATGGAGGTGCCGGAGGAGCTCGCGGCCTTCACGTTCGCTCGCCAGAGGTCCAAGCTCGCGGGAACCATCCGCGGCTCCTACTTCGTGATCAAGCGCGAGCACTGA
- the lpdA gene encoding dihydrolipoyl dehydrogenase translates to MTHHDLVILGAGPGGYVAAVRAAQLGLDVAVVERRFWGGVCLNVGCVPAKTLLRNAEVGRMVTTEASTFGISGDVSLDYGAAFDRSRSVSDARAKGVRFLMRKNGVTQYDGEGTFTGPGSMSVTLTDGTTTELTFDDAIIATGSTTRLLPGVELSENVVTYESLILTRELPDDIVIIGAGAIGLEFAYVMSAFGVDVTVIEYLDRALPNEDADVSKEVARRFRALGVPILTSTRVLSVEDDGDRVTVGYVDRDGNPGSITAAKALIAVGFAPNVEGYGLETTGVRLTERGAIEIDDRMRTTTPGLYAIGDVTAKLQLAHVAEAQGIVAAETIAGAETMPLGDYRMMPRATYFQPQVASFGLTEQQAREEGYDVVVATFPMSANAKAHALGDAGGFVKLVADRRYLELLGGHLVGLDVSELLPELTLAQKWDLGVHELARNVHTHPSLSESLQDAFHGLEGAFINL, encoded by the coding sequence ATGACGCACCACGACCTGGTGATCCTGGGCGCGGGCCCTGGCGGCTACGTCGCCGCCGTGCGAGCGGCCCAGCTCGGACTCGACGTCGCCGTCGTCGAACGGAGGTTCTGGGGCGGGGTCTGCCTCAACGTCGGCTGCGTCCCCGCGAAGACGCTGCTCCGCAACGCGGAGGTGGGGCGCATGGTCACCACCGAGGCGAGCACGTTCGGCATCTCGGGCGACGTCTCTCTCGACTACGGCGCCGCCTTCGACCGCAGCCGGTCGGTGAGCGACGCCCGCGCGAAGGGCGTCCGGTTCCTCATGCGCAAGAACGGGGTGACGCAGTACGACGGCGAGGGGACCTTCACCGGGCCCGGGTCGATGTCAGTCACCCTGACGGACGGGACCACGACGGAGCTGACGTTCGACGACGCGATCATCGCGACCGGCTCCACCACGCGGCTCCTGCCCGGCGTGGAGCTCAGCGAGAACGTCGTCACGTATGAGTCGCTCATCCTCACCCGCGAGCTGCCCGACGACATCGTCATCATCGGCGCCGGCGCGATCGGGCTGGAGTTCGCCTATGTGATGTCCGCGTTCGGCGTCGACGTCACCGTGATCGAGTACCTCGACCGTGCGCTTCCGAATGAGGACGCCGACGTGTCGAAGGAGGTGGCACGGCGCTTCCGCGCGCTCGGGGTGCCGATCCTCACCTCCACCCGCGTGCTGTCGGTCGAGGACGACGGGGACCGGGTCACGGTCGGCTACGTCGATCGTGATGGAAACCCCGGCTCGATCACCGCCGCCAAGGCCCTGATCGCCGTGGGCTTCGCTCCGAACGTGGAGGGCTACGGGTTGGAGACCACGGGAGTGCGGCTGACCGAGCGCGGCGCCATCGAGATCGACGACCGGATGCGCACCACGACCCCGGGCCTCTACGCCATCGGCGACGTGACGGCCAAGCTCCAGCTCGCGCACGTCGCCGAGGCGCAGGGCATCGTGGCCGCGGAGACCATCGCCGGCGCCGAGACGATGCCCCTCGGCGACTACCGCATGATGCCGAGGGCGACCTACTTCCAGCCCCAGGTGGCCAGCTTCGGGCTGACCGAGCAGCAGGCGCGCGAGGAGGGATACGACGTGGTCGTGGCGACGTTCCCGATGTCCGCGAACGCGAAGGCGCACGCCCTGGGCGACGCGGGCGGCTTCGTGAAGCTCGTGGCGGACCGGCGGTACCTGGAGCTGCTGGGCGGGCACCTCGTCGGACTCGACGTGTCGGAGCTGCTCCCCGAGCTCACGCTGGCCCAGAAGTGGGACCTCGGCGTGCACGAGCTGGCGCGCAACGTGCACACGCATCCCAGTCTGTCGGAGTCGCTGCAGGATGCGTTCCACGGCCTCGAAGGCGCCTTCATCAACCTGTGA
- a CDS encoding winged helix-turn-helix transcriptional regulator gives MLGILGGDDRCPIARSLDVLGEKWTLMIVRDALAGATRFGQFHDSLGIPREVLTARLGSLVEGGVLERRSYKPETGRTHEEYVLTEAGRDLAVVLLALGGWADRHHPSPRKPLLSFVDAESGSPLAAAAVADGETVVPRDRIAARLTREPEGSIR, from the coding sequence ATGCTCGGCATCCTCGGCGGCGACGACCGCTGTCCCATCGCCCGCTCCCTCGACGTGCTCGGAGAGAAGTGGACGCTGATGATCGTGCGCGACGCCCTCGCCGGGGCCACGCGCTTCGGTCAGTTCCACGACTCCCTCGGCATCCCCCGAGAGGTGCTCACCGCTCGTCTCGGCAGCCTCGTCGAGGGCGGGGTGCTCGAGCGGCGCTCCTACAAGCCCGAGACCGGCCGGACGCACGAGGAGTACGTGCTGACGGAGGCCGGCCGCGACCTCGCCGTCGTGCTGCTCGCCCTCGGTGGATGGGCGGACCGCCACCACCCGAGCCCGAGGAAGCCGCTGCTGAGCTTCGTCGACGCCGAGTCCGGGAGCCCGCTGGCGGCCGCTGCGGTGGCCGACGGCGAGACCGTCGTGCCGCGCGACCGCATCGCCGCGCGGCTGACCCGCGAACCCGAGGGGAGCATCCGATGA
- a CDS encoding SDR family oxidoreductase — protein sequence MDISGTTVLVTGANGGLGRNFVEQALARGASRVYATARRPRQWEDARVEPLALDVTDEASVAAAVVAAPDVDIVINNAGVGGASSLLASSVEDVERVFATNVFGALRVAKAFAPVLASRGGGALVDVHSVLSWLAIAGGYSASKAALWSLTNSLRVELAPQGTLVVGAHLGYTDTPMIADVDAEKNDPAEVVASIWDAVAADEDEALADQVSRDVRAALSGPVRSLYAQLLAN from the coding sequence ATGGACATCTCCGGAACGACGGTGCTGGTCACCGGTGCGAACGGCGGTCTCGGCCGGAACTTCGTCGAGCAGGCGCTCGCCCGCGGCGCCTCCCGCGTCTACGCCACCGCGCGGAGGCCTCGGCAGTGGGAGGACGCACGGGTGGAGCCGCTCGCCCTCGACGTCACCGACGAGGCGAGCGTCGCGGCCGCCGTCGTCGCAGCCCCTGACGTGGACATCGTCATCAACAACGCCGGCGTCGGCGGCGCGTCCTCCTTGCTCGCCTCGAGCGTCGAGGACGTCGAGCGCGTCTTCGCCACCAACGTCTTCGGGGCGCTGCGTGTCGCCAAGGCCTTCGCTCCCGTGCTGGCGTCGCGCGGGGGAGGAGCGCTGGTCGACGTGCACTCGGTGCTCAGCTGGCTCGCGATCGCCGGCGGGTACTCCGCGTCGAAGGCGGCGCTCTGGTCCCTCACCAACTCGCTCCGTGTGGAGCTCGCCCCTCAGGGCACCCTGGTGGTGGGGGCGCACCTCGGATACACCGACACCCCGATGATCGCCGACGTCGACGCGGAGAAGAACGACCCGGCCGAGGTGGTGGCGAGCATCTGGGACGCGGTCGCCGCCGACGAGGACGAGGCGCTCGCCGACCAGGTCAGCCGCGATGTGAGGGCGGCGCTCTCCGGTCCCGTCCGCTCGCTGTACGCGCAACTCCTGGCGAACTGA
- a CDS encoding zinc-dependent alcohol dehydrogenase, which yields MRALTWQGTMKVRVEDVPDPVIQDPGDVIIRITSTAICGSDLHLYDVLGPFLSRGDVLGHEPMGIVEEVGPGVTTLAPGDRVVIPFVIACGHCYMCQRGLTTQCETTQNRSSGTGASLYGYTELYGSVPGGQAERLRVPFADFNAQKVGHDLPDERYLFLSDILPTAWQGVQYAGLESGDVLAVIGLGPVGQFAARIGVHLGHRVIAVDPVPERRAMAERHGVEVLDLTDDVLDRLREATDGRGPDAVVDAVGMEAHGNPGAAFAQFAAGLLPDPLAKKAATTVGVDRLAALMLALDSVRRGGTVSLSGVYAGAADPMPLMTMFDKGLTIRMGQCNVHRWRDELLPLVVDPADPLGVTDLVTHRVPLEEAARMYDVFKEKQDGCIKVVLTP from the coding sequence ATGAGAGCTCTCACCTGGCAGGGAACGATGAAGGTCCGCGTGGAGGATGTCCCGGATCCGGTGATCCAGGATCCGGGTGATGTGATCATCCGGATCACCTCCACCGCGATCTGCGGGTCGGACCTCCACCTGTACGACGTCCTCGGGCCGTTCCTGTCCCGAGGCGACGTCCTGGGGCACGAGCCGATGGGGATCGTCGAGGAGGTGGGCCCGGGCGTGACCACGCTGGCACCCGGCGACCGGGTGGTCATCCCGTTCGTCATCGCCTGCGGACACTGCTACATGTGTCAGCGCGGGCTGACCACGCAGTGCGAGACCACGCAGAACCGCTCCAGCGGGACCGGCGCCTCGCTCTACGGCTACACGGAGCTCTACGGGTCGGTGCCGGGCGGTCAGGCGGAGCGCCTGCGGGTGCCGTTCGCGGACTTCAACGCGCAGAAGGTCGGCCACGACCTCCCCGACGAGCGGTACCTGTTCCTCAGCGACATCCTCCCGACCGCCTGGCAGGGGGTCCAGTACGCGGGCCTGGAGTCCGGCGACGTGCTCGCCGTCATCGGACTCGGCCCGGTCGGCCAGTTCGCGGCCCGCATCGGCGTCCACCTCGGGCATCGCGTGATCGCGGTCGATCCAGTGCCCGAGCGTCGGGCGATGGCCGAGCGTCACGGCGTCGAGGTGCTCGATCTCACCGACGACGTGCTCGACCGGCTCCGCGAGGCGACGGACGGTCGCGGGCCCGACGCCGTGGTGGACGCCGTCGGGATGGAGGCGCACGGCAACCCCGGCGCCGCGTTCGCCCAGTTCGCGGCCGGGCTGCTGCCCGATCCGCTCGCCAAGAAGGCCGCCACCACCGTCGGGGTCGACCGCCTCGCGGCGCTCATGCTCGCCCTCGACTCGGTGCGTCGCGGAGGGACGGTCTCGCTGAGCGGCGTGTACGCCGGCGCGGCCGATCCGATGCCGCTGATGACGATGTTCGACAAGGGCCTCACGATCCGGATGGGGCAGTGCAACGTGCACCGCTGGCGTGACGAACTGCTTCCCCTCGTGGTGGATCCGGCCGATCCGCTCGGCGTCACGGACCTCGTCACCCACCGCGTGCCCCTCGAGGAGGCAGCGCGGATGTACGACGTGTTCAAGGAGAAGCAGGATGGGTGCATCAAGGTGGTGCTCACCCCCTGA